A single genomic interval of Picosynechococcus sp. PCC 7003 harbors:
- a CDS encoding DUF1176 domain-containing protein — MRFKYIVCSTLVSFGLGLSSCQNRSEPIAPEPDGTTTTDITEKPIPVPAEPLPLVNSQGADTKEVSETNSNDYLSPDIRAQIIPELIENRENLGLCQEFRFESELTEAASNVYRVGENEYLVHLVCGSTAYQLLQDYFLYQRDGDQFDLTPLPITYFYQDADQQLIKETEVTRAGYSEYDPSTQTISIFTKGRGLGDCGSLGFYQFTGTDLSLDRFLLKDECDGDYIEPINYPQVYP; from the coding sequence ATGAGGTTTAAATATATCGTTTGTAGTACCCTAGTGAGCTTTGGCTTGGGGTTGAGCAGTTGCCAAAATCGCTCTGAACCCATTGCCCCTGAACCCGACGGAACTACAACTACCGATATTACAGAAAAACCGATTCCTGTCCCCGCTGAACCATTGCCTCTAGTCAATTCTCAAGGAGCGGATACAAAGGAAGTATCAGAGACAAATTCTAATGATTATCTCTCTCCCGACATTCGTGCACAAATTATTCCGGAGCTCATAGAAAATCGGGAAAACTTGGGGCTTTGCCAAGAGTTTAGATTTGAATCGGAGCTTACAGAGGCTGCATCTAATGTTTACCGTGTAGGCGAAAATGAATATCTTGTTCACCTTGTTTGTGGCTCGACGGCCTATCAACTGCTCCAGGATTATTTTTTATACCAAAGAGACGGCGATCAGTTTGATCTAACGCCATTGCCGATTACCTATTTCTACCAAGATGCGGATCAACAATTAATTAAAGAAACAGAAGTAACCCGGGCTGGCTATTCAGAATATGATCCAAGTACCCAAACTATTAGCATTTTTACAAAAGGCAGAGGTTTAGGGGATTGCGGTAGTTTAGGATTTTACCAATTTACAGGTACAGATCTCAGTCTCGATC
- a CDS encoding PIN/TRAM domain-containing protein produces MFDIFLVLIFVVAIALVGFDVIDLLPASVRDQASNIEALRWVGAGFASLLGLSIGLLAQSTYRRFEQQFRRTPIEIIVTRAVGLVIGLLVANLMLAPIFLLPIPSEFGFLKPTFAILGSITFAYLGVSLADVHGRTFLRLINPNSLDTLLVAEGTLRPSPTKIIDTSCIIDGRLEELLKTGFIEGQILIPIFVLNELQQLADASNDQKRAKGRRGLDILQSMQNRFPKRVSVNPADYDDINTVDAKLVHLAQEINGILLTNDYNLQKVANLQKVEILNINDLAQAIRPIYLPGDNLDVKILKQGKEEKQGVGYLEDGTMVVVEEGKEFMGSDVAVTVTSSLQTSAGRMIFAKLSSSLAL; encoded by the coding sequence ATGTTCGATATTTTCCTTGTTCTGATCTTTGTGGTGGCGATCGCCCTTGTGGGATTTGATGTCATTGATTTACTCCCTGCCTCCGTGCGTGACCAAGCCTCCAACATTGAAGCGCTCCGGTGGGTTGGAGCAGGTTTTGCTTCCCTACTGGGTCTCTCCATCGGTCTCCTAGCCCAAAGTACCTATCGCCGCTTCGAACAACAATTTCGGCGCACCCCCATCGAAATTATCGTTACCCGGGCCGTCGGTTTAGTGATTGGGCTTTTGGTGGCAAATCTCATGCTTGCCCCCATTTTTCTGTTGCCGATTCCTTCGGAGTTTGGTTTCCTGAAACCCACCTTTGCCATTCTCGGTAGTATCACCTTTGCGTACCTTGGTGTGAGCCTCGCCGATGTCCATGGACGTACTTTTCTGCGGCTGATCAACCCCAATAGTTTAGATACCCTCCTCGTTGCCGAAGGCACCCTCCGTCCTTCCCCCACAAAAATCATCGACACAAGCTGTATCATTGACGGTCGCCTAGAAGAACTCCTCAAAACAGGTTTTATCGAAGGACAAATTCTGATTCCAATCTTTGTCCTCAACGAATTACAGCAACTCGCCGACGCCAGCAACGACCAAAAGCGAGCGAAGGGTAGAAGGGGCCTAGATATTCTCCAGAGTATGCAAAATCGTTTTCCGAAACGGGTTTCTGTAAACCCTGCAGACTACGATGATATTAATACCGTTGATGCAAAATTAGTCCATCTGGCCCAGGAGATTAATGGCATTTTATTAACTAACGATTACAACCTCCAAAAAGTTGCCAATCTCCAAAAAGTTGAGATTTTAAATATTAATGACCTCGCCCAAGCGATTCGGCCTATCTATCTCCCTGGGGATAATTTAGATGTCAAAATCCTCAAGCAAGGGAAGGAGGAAAAACAAGGGGTTGGTTATTTAGAAGACGGCACTATGGTTGTTGTCGAAGAAGGAAAAGAATTTATGGGCTCTGATGTTGCTGTAACCGTTACCTCATCTTTGCAAACTTCTGCGGGGCGGATGATCTTTGCAAAATTAAGTTCTTCCCTTGCCCTCTAA
- the hemW gene encoding radical SAM family heme chaperone HemW, whose product MITSAYLHLPFCLRRCFYCDFPITVTGEKQTAGIRAQMEVYGAWLCREIQTTPILGGKLQTIFFGGGTPSLFPVDLLEKVLSTLDQRFGIAQGAEISLEIDPGTFSLEQLIWYKNIGISRLSLGVQAFQDNLLANCGRSHRVINIFTACDHLERSQIPWSLDLISGLPDQTLDDWQASLDQAIALNPHHISCYDLVIEPQTPFGKQYEPGEGPLPSDENTAAMYRLASETLQRAGYDHYEISNYAKPDYQCRHNRVYWENRPYYGFGMGAASFTQNQRFSRPRTRAAYYAWVEQYEDNHGILNVEPLTKGDRLLETLMLGLRLTEGLDLSQLITEFGQSNVDRILEILKPAFQKDWAVLSPTTPPRLALSDPEGLLFSNTILAELFHHLDPENPVE is encoded by the coding sequence TTGATTACCAGTGCCTATCTCCATCTCCCCTTTTGTTTACGTCGCTGTTTTTACTGTGATTTTCCGATTACGGTGACGGGGGAAAAACAAACGGCGGGCATTCGCGCCCAAATGGAAGTATATGGGGCCTGGCTCTGTCGGGAAATTCAGACAACACCGATCCTAGGGGGCAAGTTACAGACAATTTTCTTTGGGGGGGGTACGCCTTCTTTATTTCCGGTTGACCTCTTGGAGAAAGTTTTAAGTACCCTTGATCAGCGATTTGGTATTGCCCAGGGGGCCGAAATTTCCTTAGAGATCGACCCAGGCACATTTTCTTTAGAACAATTGATCTGGTACAAAAATATTGGCATTTCCCGTTTAAGCCTTGGGGTACAAGCTTTTCAGGATAATTTACTGGCCAACTGTGGGCGATCGCACAGGGTAATAAATATATTTACTGCGTGTGATCACCTGGAGCGATCGCAGATCCCCTGGAGTTTGGATCTGATCTCCGGATTACCGGATCAGACCCTCGATGATTGGCAGGCTTCCCTTGATCAGGCGATCGCCCTCAACCCCCACCACATTTCCTGCTATGACCTGGTGATCGAACCCCAAACCCCCTTTGGCAAACAATACGAACCCGGTGAAGGCCCGCTCCCTTCCGATGAAAATACTGCCGCCATGTATCGCCTCGCCAGTGAAACCCTCCAGCGGGCGGGTTATGACCACTACGAAATATCCAACTACGCCAAACCGGATTACCAATGTCGCCATAATCGCGTGTATTGGGAAAATCGCCCCTACTACGGTTTTGGCATGGGGGCTGCCAGCTTTACCCAAAACCAACGCTTTTCTCGGCCCCGCACCCGCGCTGCATACTACGCCTGGGTTGAACAATATGAAGACAATCACGGCATCTTAAATGTGGAGCCTTTAACAAAAGGCGATCGCCTCCTTGAAACCTTAATGCTGGGTCTGCGTTTAACGGAGGGTTTAGACCTATCTCAACTGATCACAGAGTTCGGCCAGAGCAATGTGGATCGAATTCTAGAAATCCTGAAACCTGCTTTTCAGAAAGACTGGGCTGTCCTTTCCCCCACAACGCCACCGCGCCTTGCCCTGAGCGATCCAGAAGGGTTACTGTTCTCCAACACGATTCTCGCGGAACTTTTTCACCACCTCGACCCAGAAAACCCCGTAGAATAA
- a CDS encoding GDP-L-fucose synthase → MIDLFQKKILVTGGAGFLGQQVIQQLIQAGAQPENIAVPRSSNCDLRQLEACQKAVHGQDIVIHLAAHVGGIGLNREKPAELFYDNLMMGTQLIHSAYEAGIEKFVCVGTICAYPKFTPVPFKEEDLWAGYPEETNAPYGIAKKALLVQLEAYRLQYGFNGIYLLPVNLYGPGDNFKPESSHVIPALIRKVYEAQQAGIKQLKVWGDGSPTREFLHATDAARGIVLGTQKYNEAASINLGTNTEISIKDLVELICELMAFDGELIWETDQPNGQPRRCLDTQKAKEKFGFEAAIGLQQGLQETIDWYRQNPG, encoded by the coding sequence ATGATTGATCTTTTCCAGAAAAAAATCCTTGTCACTGGTGGTGCCGGCTTCCTTGGTCAACAGGTAATTCAGCAACTGATCCAAGCAGGGGCTCAACCCGAAAATATTGCTGTTCCCCGTTCCTCAAATTGTGACCTCCGCCAACTAGAAGCCTGTCAAAAAGCCGTTCACGGCCAAGATATCGTCATTCACCTGGCTGCCCACGTGGGGGGGATTGGCCTCAACCGCGAGAAACCTGCGGAACTTTTTTATGACAACTTAATGATGGGCACCCAACTGATCCACAGTGCCTACGAAGCCGGGATCGAAAAGTTTGTCTGTGTCGGAACAATTTGCGCTTACCCAAAATTCACCCCTGTACCCTTTAAGGAAGAAGACCTTTGGGCCGGCTATCCTGAAGAAACCAATGCGCCCTACGGCATTGCGAAAAAAGCACTCCTCGTTCAATTAGAAGCCTACCGTCTGCAATATGGTTTCAATGGTATTTACCTACTCCCAGTTAATCTCTATGGCCCTGGGGATAACTTCAAACCGGAAAGCTCCCATGTGATCCCTGCTTTAATCCGTAAAGTCTATGAAGCGCAACAGGCAGGAATTAAACAGCTCAAGGTTTGGGGAGATGGCAGCCCGACCAGAGAATTTCTCCACGCGACGGATGCGGCACGGGGCATTGTCTTAGGTACGCAAAAATATAACGAGGCAGCATCAATCAACCTCGGAACCAATACAGAAATCTCGATCAAGGATTTGGTGGAGTTAATTTGTGAACTGATGGCCTTTGACGGAGAGCTTATCTGGGAGACAGATCAGCCCAATGGACAACCCCGCCGTTGCCTAGATACCCAGAAAGCCAAGGAGAAATTTGGTTTCGAGGCAGCGATTGGTTTACAGCAGGGTTTACAGGAAACGATTGATTGGTATCGTCAAAATCCTGGGTAA